Proteins co-encoded in one Rhopalosiphum maidis isolate BTI-1 chromosome 2, ASM367621v3, whole genome shotgun sequence genomic window:
- the LOC113551114 gene encoding uncharacterized protein LOC113551114: protein MAAGMVKSIDEKVDEDFLFFLDHFNEPFNKLKSLSDKEICSKWLDKLAIEPYKTTNEKQTRNIYLSQLILKMIGRKLSAPFNEPPKPDTLSLDGVFKEITTKPILEALSEKEINDNKSKWSQFIRNRELEIIDLNHLSNDGRTYIACRTLPENNGLFAYVAVTIGDTTCGWVNPCGQPIPAPVAKPLDLKVDLSNVQNSKSRQENVMYQFTAEIKSILLKRKAPEIRMLTYEFFKKVYSSIEQEMLSEEDPNSTACHDPYVEILLEKLIIESKGCENFNPHLFKKMKMLSKLKKRVKNIIRDIEERNNKLSEIEVASTTAILTLTSPASTCSNSVSEMMWDRALAEKPTTKVTDALAKTYPICLVQMFLSILVRERQKIVLRLLEKQENLIVAMRRDLQNEIKRGILDYKVARREWLDVMRVLIHYNKIKASLAEKDNFGTVTKGDYLDDAIRKEINDTRRRLEKMNGKNEKLQDDICELNKTLHEMMEKIDMEQVQTDNLLRDFQNEINNEKNLITERAQTIDQLGGMLKAQKKSVF, encoded by the exons ATGGCAGCTGGAATGGTGAAATCCATTGACGAAAAAGTCGATGAGgattttttgttctttttagATCATTTTAATGAACcgtttaataagttaaaatctTTAAGTGATAAAGAAATATGCAGT aaatggTTAGATAAACTCGCAATTGAACCATATAAGAcaacaaatgaaaaacaaacacgtaatatatatttatcacaattaattttaaagatgaTTGGCCGTAAACTCAGCGCTCCGTTTAACGAACCCCCTAAACCAGATACGTTGTCTCTGGATGGCGTTTTTAAGGAAATTACTACTAAACCTATTTTAGAAGCACTAAGTGAAAAAGAA ATTAACGATAACAAAAGTAAATGGTCTCAATTTATTCGAAACCGGGAATTGGAAATTATCGACTTAAATCATCTATCAAATGATGGACGAACCTATATAGCATGCAGAACTTTAcccgaaaataatggtttatttGCATACGTAGCTGTAACTATAGGCGATACGACATGTGGATGGGTTAATCCGTGTGGTCAACCAAT accCGCACCTGTAGCAAAGCCATTAGATTTAAAAGTGGACTTATCTAATGTACAGAATAGTAAAAGTCGACAGGAAAACGTTATGTATCAATTTACGGccgaaattaaatcaattttgctAAAACGAAAGGCACCGGAAATTCGGATGTTAACTtatgaatttttcaaaaaagtatacAGTAGTATCGAACAAGAGATGTTGAGTGAAGAGGATCCTAACAGTACTGCATGTCACGATCCATACGTCGAAATTCTGCTTGAAAAACTAATA atcgAGAGTAAAGGATGTGAAAACTTCAATCCACACCtgttcaaaaaaatgaaaatgctctcaaagttgaaaaaacgagtgaaaaatataatacgagac atcgAAGAgcgtaacaataaattatccgAAATAGAAGTCGCTTCGACGACTGCAATACTAACTCTAACTAGCCCCGCATCTACCTGTTCGAACTCAGTGTCTGAAATGATGTGGGATAGAGCTTTGGCGGAAAAACCCACTACTAAAGTAACTGACGCACTGGCGAAAACATACCCCATTTGCTTGGTTcaaat GTTCTTATCTATATTGGTGAGAGAACGCCAGAAAATCGTCCTTCGACTTCTAGAAAAACAAGAGAATTTAATAGTGGCCATGAGAAGAGACctacaaaatgaaataaaacgtGGCATATTGGATTATAAA GTTGCCAGGAGAGAATGGTTGGACGTCATGAGggtattaatacattacaacAAGATAAAAGCAAGTTTGGCCGAAAAAGACAACTTTGGCACTGTTACCAAAGGCGATTATCTAGATGATGCGATTCGCAAGGAAATTAACGATACTAGGAGACGCCTGGAGAAAATGAATGGGAAAAATGAGAAGTTGCAAGATGATATTTGCGAGttgaataaaacattacacGAGATGATGGAGAAAATTGATATGGAACAAGTACAAACCGATAATCTGTTGCGTGATTTTCAAAATGAGATAAACAacgaaaaaaatctaattacgGAAAGGGCTCAAACTATCGATCAGTTGGGTGGGATGTTAAAAGcacaaaaaaaatctgttttttaa